In the genome of Hydra vulgaris chromosome 06, alternate assembly HydraT2T_AEP, the window GTTCCTAAAAGTGTTAGGTGCTCAGCTCAGCAAATTACATTACTCTCTTCCTTATTGGTGTGGTGTGCTGCTCACATGCCTACAGAGTTTGCTAGAAAGCCTAGATCTGTGTCTGAACTTATGAGGTGGAAGGCAACTGAACTGAGACAGTTTCTTCTTTATACTGGTCCCGTTGTACTGCGTGATGTTTTACCAACAAATttgtatgaaaattttttatttttgtcagtaGCAATTTCTATTCTAGCAAGTCCACAATTTTGTAGGCAGTATTTAGATTATGCAAAACAACTTCTTATTGTATGTGTAGAAAATATGAAAGTTTTATATGGTACAGGCATGCTTGTATACAATGTTCAATGTTTAATTCATTTGGCTGATGATGTAAAGAACTTTGGCCCTTTAGATAACTTTTCTGCTTTTCCATTTGAAAATAAGCTAGGTACTCTAAAAAAACTTGTTCGCAAgccatcatttatttttaaaacaggttGAGAGGCGTTTAGAGGAGAGacgaaatagtaaaaaaactttgttgcctgtcaataaaaaactttatacacCACAAAAAGAACACAATATTGGACCAGTGCCTTTTGGTGTAAgttgtttaaaacaatattgtaaactCAGTCTTCCAAATGGATTAGTTTTGTCAACATCTCCAGGGAACAAttgctttttaaagttaaacggACAGCCATGTTTGGTACGCAACATATAGAGTGTGGACcagtttaaatataaagtaattattgaactttttaaacttaGTCAGGATTTCTATATACCACCTTTGCTATCATCTACTTTAAATGTCTTACATGTTTCCAATCCTTGTGGTTCTTATGAAACTATTAACATTgatgatttttatcaaaaatgtgtATGTTTGCCTTATGGAAACAATTCATATgttattattccttttttacacacaattttttattagactCATAAAAGGTTGTACAACTGATAATTTAGTTGTAATATTAGaaaataca includes:
- the LOC136081372 gene encoding uncharacterized protein LOC136081372 produces the protein MPTEFARKPRSVSELMRWKATELRQFLLYTGPVVLRDVLPTNLYENFLFLSVAISILASPQFCRQYLDYAKQLLIVCVENMKVLYGTGMLVYNVQCLIHLADDVKNFGPLDNFSAFPFENKLGTLKKLVRKPSFIFKTG